The following nucleotide sequence is from Saccharomyces kudriavzevii IFO 1802 strain IFO1802 genome assembly, chromosome: 5.
TACAAGATGCTGTAAATATGTTTTTTTAAGTGGGAATTGCACATAATAATAGGGTCTATTTATTtcatatttatataaatgTCAGTAATACATGATATCTTAACTCTAAGACTTTACAAAATCCTTTTCTGCCTTCATCATAGCCTCGGTATTGGTGCTCGAGAGTCTCCACAGTATGAACATAAACACAGATCTGTAAGGAGCAAACCTTTCAGAGCATTTCTCCAttacatcatcatcatatATCTTCCAgttgtattttttatgttttattttactttttttcacgaCTCCCCTTTCACGCATCAGTTCCTTTTCTAGTTCTGGCTTATCTGAAAGATATCTTGAAAATCCCCTGGCAATACCCAGATCTTCCGGGGCAAATACATCCATTCGCTTTAGTCCGGATATTAAGAACATTTTAGCGCTCCATGGGCCTATGCCCTTCACGTTCGTGACTAGGCTGTTGATCACTTCCTCATCGTTATCTTCTTGACCGAAAAGCTTTTCAATATCCCTATCACTCTCAGCAAAATAGGCAGCGAGAGATTCCAGATACactattttccttttacTTAGGCCACACTTGGCAATTTCTGCGCTTTTTACTGGATCTCTGAAGTCCTTGAAAAGCACTTTGTAGTCCGGAAATGTGCCACCATAAAGGTCAACAACTCTTGCCTTGATACTTTTTGCTGCTAGACCACTAATCTGCTGAGATAAAATTGTACTTGCCAGTCTAGTAAAATAGTCCTCAAGTGTGTTAGAAACCTGAgtcttttttgaatacaGCGTGAATTCATTATCTTTCAGAAAGGGCAAAAGCGACGGATCTACCCCCAATATGTATTGACAGGCTGTgttaaatttttcttcatgtCTAGCGCTATATTCCTCAGGAAGAGCAATCTTCACGGCCTGAGTCTCCAATTCTTTCACTATCTCTGTAGCGCCGTCTGCCTTTGTTAGCTCATTATGATCTCTTTTTAGTTTCATTGAAAGATCTGTTCTACTTGTGAATACAATTTGAAGCCGGAAATACAACTTCTCTTGATGATATCGAGTCGCCGTGGCTAAACTCATTGATTCTTGAATGATACGCATCTAATGTACGAATTTCTGTCGCGACCCCGCCTTGAGGGATGCATTGCCACCGAAACCAAATTAATAGTATAAAAGACACACAACAGAAAAGCCTGATTGACACCGGGAAAGGGGATAGATATATATCACCAAAGGCAGCCCAAATATACACACGGATGGATttgacaatttcaaatgaaCTCACTGGCGAAATATACGGCCCAATTGAAGTCAGTGAAGATATGGCTTTATCTGATCTAAAAGCGTTACTACAGGCAGATTGTGGTTTTGACGAGGCTAAGCACGACCTGTACTTCAATATGGATATTTTGGACCCAAACAACAGTCAATGTTTAAAAGAATTGGGGCTCAAAACTGACGACTTACTATTAATTAGAGGCAAGACATATGACTCCATTCGGACAGATACTCCCACTTTATCTGATGAGGCATTTATCGAGCAATTTAGGCAAGAGTTGCTAAGTAACCAAATGCTAAGATCACAATTAATTTTACAAATCCCTGGTCTAAACGAGTTAATAAATGATCAACAGCTGTTTAGGGAACAACTGGGCCAACTTATTTTACAGAGACGTTATGGTGGTTATAACGCCGCGATGAACCCGTTCGGCATCCCTCAAGATGAATATAATAGACTAATGGCTAATCCTGAAGATCCCgataataagaaaagaattacTGAGCTCGCAAATCAACAGGCGATCGATGAACAGTTGCGTAATGCCATCGAATATACGCCTGAAGTGTTCACTCAAGTCCCTATGCTTTATATTAACATTGAAATAAATAACTACCCTGTCAAAGCATTTGTAGATACTGGTGCTCAAACAACAATCATGTCCACTAGATTAGCGGAAAAAACTGGTTCAACGAAATTGATTGACAAGAGATTCATTGGGGAAGCTCGTGGTGTGGGAACGGGTAAAATTATAGGTAGAATTCACCAAACCCAGGTAAAAATAGAAACGCAGTATATTCCATGTAGTTTTACCGTTCTGGATACAGATATTGATGTTTTAATTGGGCTGGACATGTTAAAAAGGCATTTGGCTTGTGTGGACTTGAAGGAAAACGTACTTAAAATAGCCGAAGTGGAGACAAAATTCTTAAGTGAGGCAGAGATACCAAAAAGTATTCAAGAGGAATTGCCAACCCCTACATCAATTACAACTTCTTCTAATAGGCCAATTGCGCCCACCAAGACCAGTACAAGTTTAAAACCACAACCTGGTGCTGTTCCAGCTCTTGCTCCAAGGACGGGCACGCTACCAACACCTACGGGAACAAGCACTGGCGGTGTTGCAGGCACAGCAGCGAGACCATTTCCCGAACAAACAATCAAACAGCTGATGGATTTAGGATTTCCTAGGGATGCTGTTGTCACCGCGCTAAAGCAAACTAATGGAAATGCAGAATTTGCAGCATCGCTCCTTTTCCAGTGAGCAATTACTGATATTGTGGAAAGCATGCAAATTAGTAGCTCATTACCTAAATGGACAGTAGCGTACTTGGACTAGAAggcttttatttttagtttttttattatataagGATACTTCTGTCAAGTATATAGAATGCAAATTGTTCATGTACCCTTAGATTCACCAATCATATGTCGCAAGAGGTTAAAATcgttcaaaatattctttcGTAGAATAAAACATATGCATTAGGTGTAATAAACTCATCGTTGAACCTTATGGGGCAATATACTGAGTCATCGAAAAAATACCAACCTTTCTGGGGTCCCTTGTAGACGTACGAAGTATAATGCCCACCATATAAGCTTCCTGAATGACATGCAACTCCATACAGTCTATATCTAAATGGTGGGATTTGGCCTCTAGTGGGGATATCTTCATTGACTATGGATTCATGATTGAAATCTCTGGCCCAATATGGTGTGAGATCCAAGAAACAAGGATATTGTACAAACACgttgtttttattcatttgATTATCAAACCTTTTCAAGTTAATAATTAGTTTTTTTGGCAACCTGGTAATCTTGAGCTGCTTGGTGGAAGGTTGTTTTTTCAGGCATTTGGAACACGACCATTGTTCATCGACACCCAACTTTTCGCATTTAGTGAATTCCCTAAAGCAATCCAATATATTGCAGGTTC
It contains:
- the MAG1 gene encoding DNA-3-methyladenine glycosylase II (similar to Saccharomyces cerevisiae MAG1 (YER142C); ancestral locus Anc_8.184) → MKLKRDHNELTKADGATEIVKELETQAVKIALPEEYSARHEEKFNTACQYILGVDPSLLPFLKDNEFTLYSKKTQVSNTLEDYFTRLASTILSQQISGLAAKSIKARVVDLYGGTFPDYKVLFKDFRDPVKSAEIAKCGLSKRKIVYLESLAAYFAESDRDIEKLFGQEDNDEEVINSLVTNVKGIGPWSAKMFLISGLKRMDVFAPEDLGIARGFSRYLSDKPELEKELMRERGVVKKSKIKHKKYNWKIYDDDVMEKCSERFAPYRSVFMFILWRLSSTNTEAMMKAEKDFVKS
- the DDI1 gene encoding Ddi1p (similar to Saccharomyces cerevisiae DDI1 (YER143W); ancestral locus Anc_8.185), with amino-acid sequence MDLTISNELTGEIYGPIEVSEDMALSDLKALLQADCGFDEAKHDLYFNMDILDPNNSQCLKELGLKTDDLLLIRGKTYDSIRTDTPTLSDEAFIEQFRQELLSNQMLRSQLILQIPGLNELINDQQLFREQLGQLILQRRYGGYNAAMNPFGIPQDEYNRLMANPEDPDNKKRITELANQQAIDEQLRNAIEYTPEVFTQVPMLYINIEINNYPVKAFVDTGAQTTIMSTRLAEKTGSTKLIDKRFIGEARGVGTGKIIGRIHQTQVKIETQYIPCSFTVLDTDIDVLIGLDMLKRHLACVDLKENVLKIAEVETKFLSEAEIPKSIQEELPTPTSITTSSNRPIAPTKTSTSLKPQPGAVPALAPRTGTLPTPTGTSTGGVAGTAARPFPEQTIKQLMDLGFPRDAVVTALKQTNGNAEFAASLLFQ